GCGCAGATGCCCTTGCTGCGTACCAAGTTCCACCGTGCCGATTCCTCCGCGGCGGCCTGCGCCAGTTCATTCTGCTCGCGCGCGCGTTACCGGGATTTCAAACAGACCCTGAACTGCAACAGTCTGCCGCCTGCCGGCTACGTGTTCACCGGTGTGAATCACATGCCGGACTCTACCATCAACGATCTGCCGCCGGGCAAAGATGGACTGAAGAAGCTGGTGTGGCTGCGGCAGGCCTATCTGGATGTGGGACGCACCCTCGCTCACGCGACGCGTCTCGATGTCACCCCCGATCATAAACTGAGCAGCCATTGGGAAGAAGGCCACATCCGCCAGATTACGGTGGAAGGGCTTCACCGCCACCGGGAGTCCAGCCTGCTGCGCGAGTTCCCGCTCACCCAAGGGGACGTGTTCAATCTGCGCTGGGCCAAACGCGGCCTAAATCAGATTTACGGCAGCGACCTCTATGAGTCGGTCAACCTTGCGGTGCAGTCCTCGGACAGCGGCGCGGCGCTGAAGCTGCGCGTGGTGGAACGGCCCTCGCCGCAGCTTCGCTTCGGAGCGGGCTATTCCCTCGAGCGGCGGGGACGCGCCTTTGTCGAATTCCTTAATGACAATACGCTGGATATCGGGGCGCGGCTGGCGGTGTTCGGAAAATACGGGGAGAAAGATGAGGAAGCGCGCCTGGGGTTGACCTTCGACCGCATCCCCTTCAGCACGCCGCTGGACGATTTCCTGCAGAGCTACACCACGATCGATTTGCGCAGCGGGTGGAGCCGCTCCGAATTCAATCTCTACCGGCAGCATCACTCCGTCGGAGACTACTTCTTTGAGCGCAGTTCCGCCGAACTCTGGGTGGGACGCGCCTTCCGCCGCTGGGCCGAAGTATCATGGGGATTGCGCCACGAAAGCGTGCTTTCCGGCGGCATGCTCTCCCCGTCGCGGGATCAGACCACCTATCTTGGCGTGCGCACTCTGGTGGACACGCAGGACAGCTATCCGTTTCCGTCCAGTGGACTGGCTTTCAACGGCTCTTACGAGTATGGCTTGCGCTCCCGCTCCACCGACCGCTTCTTCAACCGCGTCATGGCCCGCGCCGACGGCTACATCCCGCTGACCAAGCGGCTGGTAGTGCATGGCCGCGGCGATTATGCATGGAATGACCGCATCATGCCGCCGTGGGCGCTCTTCCCATTGGGAGGAGAAGGCAGCCTGCTGGGGCTTCACACTGCCGAATATCTGGGCAATGTGCGAACCTCGCTGCTCGGTGAGGTTCGCTATGACCTCATTTCCCGCTGGATGGCCGACGCCTATCTCTCGGCCACCTACACTGTCGGCGCCGTCTCTGCGGCCTCCGATCCTCTGCCGCGCGCTGATGAATACCAACATGGCATCGGCGTCTCTTTCAGCCTGTCTACCCTGCTTGGCCCGATGCGCTTTACCGCCTCCCGCCTCATCAGCACCCGCCTTGCCCCCGACCAGACCGTCTTCTACCTTAACTTAGGCCACGAGTTTTAAGAAAACGCTGAAACGCTGAAAATCTGAAATGCTGAGATTCAGCACCCCCTTCTGATTCCCCCTTTTTCAAAGGGGGAAGGCAATCGGGTCTCCCCCCTTAGGATAAGGGGGGACTAAGGGGGGTAGCTTTTCAGCTTTTATCTTTTCCGCCCATTCTTCCACCTGCCCACGATGGTGCTCGTAATGCTCGGGCACAGTGGACAGCAGCCACTCCGGCAACTCTCCATTCCGATACAGCTTTTCATCGGGTACGCGGCGCACCGCTTCAATCACCGTACTGTGGGTGATGCGCAGTTCGCTTAGCAC
This genomic stretch from bacterium harbors:
- a CDS encoding patatin-like phospholipase family protein; translation: MTLSKYLFLIFAAVLLSGTARAETVALALSGGGARGFAAIGVLQALEEEHLEPDLIVGTSIGAVLGGLYAAGYSATELRTIALNTEWNKIFLDRPSRRNLFLAQKETVSRHILSVRFRGWSLDVPTSLTSGQKLSELLFELVHRAPYQPWPSFDDLRIPFRAVATDLISGKPIVFKSGDLAEAMRASISMPLVFAPYRMDTLLMVDGGVAENIPVNTAREQGADVVVAVDMSATPATDENLTLPWELVGRVTTIMQSERRDASVSRADVVIAPDLDEHHSTDFSDIPILISAGYLAAKAQMPLLRTKFHRADSSAAACASSFCSRARYRDFKQTLNCNSLPPAGYVFTGVNHMPDSTINDLPPGKDGLKKLVWLRQAYLDVGRTLAHATRLDVTPDHKLSSHWEEGHIRQITVEGLHRHRESSLLREFPLTQGDVFNLRWAKRGLNQIYGSDLYESVNLAVQSSDSGAALKLRVVERPSPQLRFGAGYSLERRGRAFVEFLNDNTLDIGARLAVFGKYGEKDEEARLGLTFDRIPFSTPLDDFLQSYTTIDLRSGWSRSEFNLYRQHHSVGDYFFERSSAELWVGRAFRRWAEVSWGLRHESVLSGGMLSPSRDQTTYLGVRTLVDTQDSYPFPSSGLAFNGSYEYGLRSRSTDRFFNRVMARADGYIPLTKRLVVHGRGDYAWNDRIMPPWALFPLGGEGSLLGLHTAEYLGNVRTSLLGEVRYDLISRWMADAYLSATYTVGAVSAASDPLPRADEYQHGIGVSFSLSTLLGPMRFTASRLISTRLAPDQTVFYLNLGHEF